The Chryseobacterium indicum genome includes a window with the following:
- a CDS encoding Na+/H+ antiporter, with translation MIENFPFYLSLILAIVFIIMIANKIRVAYPVLLVIAGLLISFIPNVPIIRIDPELIFIIFLPPLLYEAAWAISWKELWKWRRIIGSFAFVVVFLTATTVAFVANHFIPGFSLALGFLLGGIVSPPDAVSAGAILKFVKVQKRLSSILEGESLLNDASSLIIFRFAMIAVATGQFIWQDAVFSFSWMLIGGIGIGLIIGWLFMKGHKLLPTDANMDTILTIVAPYLMYIAAEEAHSSGVLAVVSGGLLLSNNRHNFLSTSSRLRGLNVWESLSFVLNGLVFILIGLDLPEITSGLGEVSIYAAVGCGLLVTAVLIVVRILSAYGAVVVTLIARNFITVADNRSPGFKAPILLGWTGMRGVVSLAAALSIPVKLYHNGPDFPQRNLILFITFIVILTTLLVQGLTLPYLIRKMEIPSYNDHLPEDEAEELIRREMAKMTLEHLRQNHGELLQKSMFLQQIHENWKGKVEKESDIKLSSEIKDAYLDVLNAQRIWLIEQNYDKKQHFDEDLIRRHLVKIDLEEERLSLIH, from the coding sequence ATGATTGAAAACTTTCCTTTTTATCTCTCACTGATTCTTGCTATTGTCTTTATTATCATGATTGCTAACAAGATCAGGGTTGCTTATCCTGTTCTGCTGGTTATAGCGGGACTGTTAATCAGTTTTATTCCCAATGTTCCCATCATCAGAATAGATCCAGAACTTATTTTTATTATCTTTCTTCCTCCGTTGCTTTATGAAGCGGCATGGGCAATTTCCTGGAAGGAACTCTGGAAATGGCGTAGAATTATAGGAAGTTTTGCTTTTGTTGTAGTTTTTCTTACTGCAACTACAGTAGCCTTTGTTGCCAATCATTTTATTCCCGGATTTTCTCTTGCTTTAGGATTTCTTTTAGGGGGAATTGTTTCGCCACCCGATGCAGTAAGCGCAGGAGCGATTCTTAAATTTGTAAAAGTTCAGAAAAGGCTGTCCTCTATTCTGGAAGGAGAAAGTTTGCTGAATGACGCGTCTTCCTTAATTATTTTCCGTTTTGCGATGATTGCCGTTGCAACCGGACAGTTTATCTGGCAGGATGCGGTTTTCAGTTTTTCATGGATGCTGATTGGCGGAATCGGAATCGGGTTAATCATTGGCTGGCTTTTCATGAAAGGGCATAAACTTCTTCCTACGGATGCCAATATGGATACCATTCTCACCATTGTTGCGCCCTATTTAATGTATATCGCCGCAGAAGAAGCACACAGTTCAGGAGTTTTGGCTGTCGTAAGCGGTGGTTTGCTGCTTTCCAATAACCGTCATAATTTTCTCAGTACTTCATCACGTTTGCGCGGACTGAATGTCTGGGAAAGTCTGTCCTTTGTACTTAATGGTTTGGTTTTTATCCTCATTGGTCTGGATCTTCCGGAAATTACTTCAGGATTGGGAGAAGTAAGTATTTACGCTGCGGTAGGATGCGGATTGCTTGTAACTGCGGTTTTGATCGTGGTAAGAATTCTGTCGGCTTACGGAGCGGTAGTGGTCACTTTAATTGCAAGAAACTTCATCACGGTTGCCGATAACCGAAGTCCGGGATTTAAAGCTCCGATTCTCTTGGGATGGACAGGAATGAGAGGAGTAGTGTCTTTAGCTGCGGCACTTTCTATTCCGGTAAAACTGTATCATAACGGTCCGGATTTTCCTCAGCGAAACTTAATTTTATTCATCACTTTTATTGTTATTTTAACGACACTTTTAGTTCAGGGACTTACGCTTCCGTATCTTATCAGAAAAATGGAAATTCCTTCATATAACGATCATCTTCCTGAAGATGAGGCTGAAGAATTAATCCGTCGGGAAATGGCAAAAATGACTTTGGAGCATCTTAGACAAAATCATGGTGAACTGTTGCAAAAAAGTATGTTTTTACAACAGATACATGAAAATTGGAAAGGTAAAGTGGAAAAAGAATCCGATATCAAACTATCCTCCGAAATCAAAGATGCTTATCTTGATGTTCTTAACGCGCAAAGAATATGGCTGATTGAGCAGAACTACGACAAAAAACAGCATTTTGACGAAGATCTTATCCGCAGGCATCTTGTAAAGATCGATCTGGAAGAAGAAAGACTTTCACTGATTCATTAG
- a CDS encoding MFS transporter yields MNIPRKADRKSRRFYYIKLCIFLSGLSVFAQLYLFQPLLPMVAEHFHTTVGDSSLLVSSSTIGMALGLFFFAFRADSFSRKKLMVFSLIASAVLTIISTWIPSLTLLIIIGMVKGFVISGVSSVALAYLTEEVEISVVALAISMYLSGNTIGGMSGRIMATLLAGELGWRNAVLMIGIQSLILGLVFWKLFPDSKFFKPQKTDYHLKIKQMKRLIRDSYILRLYFIAALLMGTFVSIYNYMTFRLESDPFSLSHVFIAFIFLMYTFGVLGTMITSRLSVRFEKKYILKGSIFFLLTGLILLLSENIYVVVFGLGLFTLCFFAAHTMASQMTALHAKEGKSSATSIYWLFYYFGSSFLGSGTGYLLHSTSWNVFIATLILVIIIAFALTIEYKSLKTE; encoded by the coding sequence ATGAATATTCCAAGGAAAGCAGACAGGAAAAGCAGACGGTTCTACTACATCAAACTGTGTATATTTTTATCGGGACTTTCGGTATTTGCGCAGCTTTATCTTTTTCAGCCGTTATTACCGATGGTTGCAGAGCATTTCCACACAACAGTTGGCGACAGTTCCCTGCTTGTTTCTTCCTCTACAATCGGGATGGCTTTAGGACTTTTCTTTTTTGCGTTCCGTGCAGACAGCTTTTCGCGAAAGAAACTGATGGTTTTTTCTTTAATAGCATCGGCAGTTTTAACCATCATTTCAACATGGATTCCGAGTTTAACGCTGCTCATCATCATTGGAATGGTAAAAGGTTTTGTCATTTCAGGAGTTTCTTCTGTGGCTCTGGCTTATCTTACGGAGGAGGTTGAAATTTCTGTGGTGGCTTTGGCAATCAGTATGTATCTCAGCGGCAATACAATTGGAGGAATGAGCGGAAGAATTATGGCGACTCTTCTCGCTGGAGAATTGGGTTGGAGAAATGCTGTTTTGATGATTGGTATTCAAAGTCTAATCCTGGGACTGGTATTTTGGAAACTTTTTCCGGATTCAAAATTTTTCAAACCTCAGAAAACAGATTATCATCTGAAAATAAAGCAGATGAAAAGACTGATCCGTGATTCTTATATTCTCCGACTGTATTTTATCGCTGCTTTGCTGATGGGAACTTTTGTAAGCATTTATAATTATATGACTTTCCGATTGGAATCTGATCCGTTTTCTTTGAGCCATGTTTTTATTGCTTTTATTTTTCTGATGTACACTTTCGGTGTTTTGGGAACCATGATAACCAGCAGATTATCCGTAAGATTTGAAAAGAAATACATTCTGAAAGGTTCGATTTTCTTTTTGTTAACGGGACTTATTCTTCTTCTTTCAGAAAATATTTATGTTGTAGTATTTGGACTAGGTTTATTTACGTTATGCTTTTTTGCTGCTCATACCATGGCAAGTCAGATGACAGCGTTGCATGCAAAAGAAGGAAAATCTTCAGCAACTTCCATTTACTGGCTTTTCTATTATTTCGGATCCAGTTTTTTAGGAAGCGGAACAGGATATCTGCTCCACTCTACTTCATGGAATGTTTTTATTGCTACATTAATTTTGGTGATTATCATCGCATTTGCCTTAACTATTGAATATAAGTCTTTGAAAACTGAATAA
- a CDS encoding DUF4041 domain-containing protein, producing the protein MEILIIIILSVLLIVAFSKSGKNKKQASEKEAQIANLNKEINQLRTEISNLNSDKRSLQDKIQRLRADFSNLQIEKRSVDEKNIQLENQNDALSKYQDIINVQVECEYLLKRAERDSLKLKERAQAELDNAQLQAKESRRMAKELVEKRTREVELLYENAVRESKRIIDTAEDKALAIGGDAYRSLREANEIADRIKAMKNVIQGYGNEYIVPSYTLLDDLAEEFSHKEAGENLKKLRQNNKLMITSRQAGICEYMDEFRRNIAIDFVIDAYNGKVETILNSVKKDNYGILKQKIDDAFQLVNFNGEAFRKARISVEYHEARLEELKWAVIAQELKWQEQEEQRQIREQMREEEKARREYEKAIKDAEKEELTLKRLIEKAESQVAKANEEQRMIFQQKLEELQGKLLVAEEKNQRAISMAQQTRSGNVYIISNVGSFGEDVYKIGMTRRLEPLDRVRELGDASVPFEFDVHAMIYSDDAPALERQLHKKFLKNQLNKINPRKEFFRLGINDIKNYLEDTGIICKWTLTAEAKQYRETLKLEEEMKTNKQLEKEWEQYQEEADPVALEEVLEEE; encoded by the coding sequence ATGGAAATTTTAATCATTATTATTTTATCGGTTCTGCTGATTGTTGCATTCAGTAAATCAGGTAAAAATAAAAAACAGGCTTCCGAGAAAGAAGCTCAGATTGCAAATCTTAACAAGGAAATTAATCAGCTCAGAACCGAGATTTCAAACCTCAATTCAGACAAAAGATCTTTACAGGACAAAATCCAGAGATTAAGAGCCGATTTTTCTAATCTGCAGATCGAGAAACGTTCGGTAGATGAAAAGAATATTCAATTAGAGAATCAAAACGATGCTTTAAGCAAATATCAGGATATTATTAACGTTCAGGTAGAATGCGAATATCTTCTGAAAAGAGCAGAAAGAGACAGTTTAAAATTAAAAGAAAGAGCACAGGCGGAGCTGGATAACGCGCAGCTTCAGGCGAAAGAATCGAGAAGAATGGCGAAGGAACTTGTTGAAAAAAGAACCAGAGAAGTTGAATTATTGTATGAAAATGCAGTAAGAGAATCCAAAAGAATTATCGATACTGCTGAAGACAAAGCACTTGCCATCGGAGGAGATGCTTACAGAAGTTTGCGCGAAGCGAATGAAATTGCCGACAGAATAAAAGCAATGAAAAATGTGATACAAGGCTACGGAAACGAATACATTGTGCCTTCTTATACTTTGCTGGATGATCTTGCCGAAGAATTCAGCCACAAAGAAGCCGGAGAAAATCTTAAAAAGCTTCGGCAGAATAACAAATTAATGATCACAAGCCGACAAGCCGGAATCTGCGAATATATGGATGAATTCAGAAGAAATATTGCCATAGATTTTGTTATTGATGCTTATAACGGAAAAGTGGAAACGATTTTAAATTCGGTAAAAAAAGACAACTACGGAATTCTGAAACAGAAAATAGATGATGCTTTTCAGTTGGTTAATTTCAACGGAGAAGCCTTCAGAAAAGCCAGAATTTCGGTAGAATATCATGAAGCCCGTCTTGAAGAACTGAAATGGGCGGTTATTGCTCAGGAACTGAAATGGCAGGAACAGGAAGAACAAAGGCAGATCAGAGAACAGATGCGGGAAGAAGAAAAAGCAAGAAGAGAGTATGAAAAAGCCATAAAAGATGCTGAAAAAGAAGAATTAACGTTGAAAAGACTGATTGAAAAAGCAGAATCTCAGGTTGCAAAAGCCAATGAAGAGCAAAGAATGATATTCCAGCAGAAACTTGAAGAACTTCAGGGTAAATTATTAGTTGCGGAAGAAAAAAATCAAAGAGCAATTTCTATGGCGCAGCAAACGCGTTCCGGAAATGTTTATATTATTTCAAATGTAGGATCATTTGGAGAAGATGTTTATAAAATAGGAATGACAAGACGTCTGGAACCTCTGGATCGTGTTCGTGAGCTTGGAGACGCAAGTGTTCCGTTTGAATTTGATGTTCACGCCATGATTTATTCTGATGATGCTCCGGCTTTGGAAAGACAGCTTCACAAAAAGTTTTTAAAGAATCAGCTTAATAAAATCAATCCGCGGAAAGAATTTTTCAGACTTGGAATTAACGATATTAAAAATTATCTGGAAGATACCGGAATTATCTGCAAATGGACTCTTACCGCAGAAGCAAAACAATATCGCGAAACACTGAAGCTTGAAGAGGAAATGAAGACCAATAAACAACTTGAGAAAGAGTGGGAGCAATATCAGGAAGAAGCAGATCCTGTAGCTTTGGAAGAAGTATTGGAAGAGGAATAA
- a CDS encoding glycohydrolase toxin TNT-related protein, with translation MKKLLNYISFLSVVLFSVACSSSTIEDENAPSEVTTVFYKNADELAATYDPSNTVNQTLRNQIYDLYKQGKWSELESVFKANNLNGGWPPANGGYNIVDNTDFTAGQKYDRYSGAIGTYSGTGAPTLGGNFTSPIINGYVYTFAQRALNKPENAYDFYYEIEVLNNLLPFKGQTADIIPWFGQVGKGKQTMWKIPLDPSTGYTKTWNKLAQEGYIKVTIKRSPSGNYPSAVGMVIQ, from the coding sequence ATGAAAAAACTACTCAATTACATTTCGTTTCTGTCGGTTGTACTGTTTTCTGTAGCGTGCAGTTCTTCCACCATAGAAGATGAAAATGCGCCCAGTGAAGTAACCACGGTATTTTATAAAAATGCCGATGAGCTCGCTGCAACTTATGATCCTTCGAATACAGTAAATCAGACCTTAAGAAATCAGATTTACGATTTATACAAACAAGGGAAATGGAGCGAACTGGAATCTGTTTTTAAAGCGAATAACCTTAACGGAGGTTGGCCGCCTGCAAACGGAGGTTACAATATTGTGGACAATACAGATTTCACAGCCGGACAAAAATACGACCGCTACAGCGGAGCAATCGGAACATACAGCGGAACGGGAGCGCCGACTCTGGGAGGGAATTTTACCAGTCCGATCATCAATGGCTACGTTTACACTTTTGCTCAACGCGCCCTTAACAAACCGGAAAACGCTTATGATTTTTATTATGAAATAGAAGTTTTGAATAATTTGCTACCTTTCAAGGGACAAACGGCAGACATTATTCCGTGGTTCGGGCAGGTTGGAAAAGGGAAACAGACGATGTGGAAAATTCCTCTGGATCCTTCAACCGGCTACACAAAAACATGGAATAAACTTGCGCAGGAAGGTTATATTAAAGTAACGATAAAAAGAAGTCCGAGCGGAAATTATCCTTCAGCAGTTGGAATGGTGATTCAATAA
- the lodB gene encoding lysine-epsilon-oxidase maturase LodB, with the protein MQNLLETNVLIVGGGPAGTSAALSLLKYSDLKVVIVEETGLESVKIGEQVNSSIFDLLSYMGIEKTALDQNNFIRGHSSTAAWGSERLMVRDSIFNTETESFQLNREEFDYLLLENVSEKGGIIFPRTKCLSFDQDENNHWTVNVKHETKGNFTIKADYLIDATGRMGSVCRKIGVQSKRYDELAAIGRFFYFDESQTIEQNIMIESIEDGWWYCASLPNHKMTLTFFSDAQIIKEKKLENTENWSRLLSKTKHIQHKISKAASEGKPWVKNAFSQIADIRSSKNFLAVGDAVASFDPISSMGIGFAISSACHAAKAIIDADSGHENTFINYQENINTIYHNYLTTKTFFYQKEQRWSDSVFWKKRM; encoded by the coding sequence ATGCAAAACTTGTTAGAAACTAATGTATTAATTGTCGGTGGAGGTCCAGCAGGGACTTCCGCCGCTTTAAGTCTGCTTAAATATTCTGACCTGAAAGTAGTTATCGTAGAAGAAACCGGTCTGGAATCTGTAAAAATTGGTGAACAGGTGAACTCAAGTATTTTTGATCTTCTCAGTTATATGGGAATTGAAAAAACAGCTTTGGATCAGAATAATTTTATCAGGGGACACAGCAGTACCGCAGCTTGGGGAAGCGAAAGACTGATGGTTCGTGATTCCATTTTCAATACCGAAACCGAGAGTTTTCAGCTAAATCGGGAAGAATTCGATTATCTGCTTCTGGAAAATGTATCAGAAAAAGGAGGGATTATTTTTCCGAGAACGAAATGCCTGTCTTTTGATCAGGATGAAAACAATCATTGGACGGTAAATGTAAAACACGAAACCAAAGGAAATTTCACTATAAAAGCAGATTATCTGATTGATGCAACCGGAAGAATGGGAAGTGTATGCCGGAAAATCGGAGTTCAGTCAAAACGGTATGACGAACTTGCCGCGATCGGAAGATTTTTTTATTTTGATGAATCTCAGACCATTGAGCAGAACATCATGATAGAATCTATTGAAGACGGCTGGTGGTATTGTGCTTCTCTGCCGAATCATAAGATGACGCTTACTTTTTTTTCCGATGCACAGATTATTAAAGAAAAAAAGCTTGAAAATACCGAAAACTGGAGCAGGTTATTATCAAAAACAAAACACATTCAGCATAAAATATCAAAAGCAGCTTCCGAAGGAAAACCCTGGGTGAAAAATGCATTTTCTCAGATTGCAGACATCCGTTCAAGCAAAAATTTTCTGGCGGTGGGAGATGCAGTCGCTTCATTTGATCCTATTTCATCCATGGGGATCGGTTTTGCCATAAGTTCCGCCTGTCATGCTGCAAAAGCGATTATTGATGCAGACTCAGGACACGAAAATACTTTTATTAACTATCAGGAGAACATTAATACAATATATCATAATTATCTCACGACGAAAACATTTTTTTATCAGAAAGAACAACGCTGGAGCGATTCAGTGTTTTGGAAAAAAAGGATGTAA